In a genomic window of Halostella litorea:
- a CDS encoding acyl-CoA carboxylase subunit beta, with protein MDDRIDELRDLREEAEQGGGEARIESQHEKGKMTARERIEYFLDDGTFNEFDQFRTHRSHNFGMEEKQVLTDGVVTGYGEVNGRKTFVFAHDFTVFGGSLGEVFAEKICKVMDMAMEVGAPLVGLNDSAGARIQEGVASLGGFADIFHRNQQASGVIPQISGIMGPCAGGAVYSPSITDFIFMVKDTSHMYITGPGVTETVTGEEVTHEELGGAMTHSSKTGIAQFACEDDEAALDRIRRLLSYLPQNNVEDPPRVEPWDDPERRDDALTDIVPDSPQKPYDMTDVIGSVVDEGSFFEVNANFAKNVVVGFARLDGRSVGVVANQPRVNAGTLTVDASMKASRFVRTCDSFNVPIVTFVDVPGYMPGTDQEHRGIIRHGAKLLYAFSEATVPLLTVITRKAYGGAYCVMSSKHLGADVNYAWPTAEIAVMGPQGAVNLLYDDELEAADDTEALRQELIDEYREEFANPYTAADRGFLDDVIEPTETRPRLIQDLEMLRSKREDGPDKKHGNIPL; from the coding sequence ATGGACGACCGCATCGACGAGCTCCGGGACCTCCGCGAGGAGGCCGAGCAGGGGGGCGGAGAGGCCCGGATCGAGTCCCAGCACGAGAAGGGGAAGATGACCGCCCGCGAGCGGATCGAGTACTTCCTCGACGACGGAACGTTCAACGAGTTCGACCAGTTCCGCACCCACCGCTCGCACAACTTCGGGATGGAGGAAAAGCAGGTGCTCACCGACGGGGTCGTCACCGGCTACGGCGAGGTCAACGGCCGGAAGACGTTCGTGTTCGCCCACGACTTCACCGTGTTCGGCGGGTCGCTGGGCGAGGTGTTCGCCGAGAAGATATGCAAGGTCATGGACATGGCCATGGAGGTGGGCGCGCCGCTGGTCGGCCTCAACGACTCCGCCGGCGCGCGCATCCAGGAGGGCGTCGCCAGCCTCGGCGGCTTCGCCGACATCTTCCACCGCAACCAGCAGGCAAGCGGCGTCATCCCCCAGATATCCGGCATCATGGGTCCCTGCGCCGGCGGCGCGGTGTACTCCCCCTCGATCACCGACTTCATCTTCATGGTGAAGGACACGAGCCACATGTACATCACCGGCCCCGGCGTCACCGAGACGGTCACCGGCGAGGAGGTGACCCACGAGGAACTGGGCGGCGCGATGACCCACTCCTCGAAGACCGGCATCGCGCAGTTCGCCTGCGAGGACGACGAGGCGGCGCTTGACCGCATCCGACGGCTGCTCTCCTACCTCCCGCAGAACAACGTCGAGGACCCCCCGCGCGTCGAGCCGTGGGACGACCCCGAGCGCCGCGACGACGCGCTGACCGACATCGTCCCCGACAGCCCGCAGAAGCCCTACGACATGACCGACGTGATCGGCTCGGTCGTCGACGAGGGGTCGTTCTTCGAGGTGAACGCCAACTTCGCCAAGAACGTCGTCGTCGGCTTCGCCCGCCTCGACGGCCGCTCGGTCGGGGTCGTCGCCAACCAGCCGCGGGTCAACGCGGGGACGCTCACCGTCGACGCCTCGATGAAGGCCTCGCGGTTCGTGCGTACCTGCGACTCCTTCAACGTCCCCATCGTGACGTTCGTCGACGTGCCCGGCTACATGCCCGGCACGGACCAGGAGCACCGCGGGATCATCCGCCACGGCGCGAAGCTGCTGTACGCGTTCAGCGAGGCCACCGTGCCGCTGCTCACCGTCATCACGCGGAAGGCCTACGGCGGCGCGTACTGCGTCATGTCCTCGAAGCACCTCGGCGCTGACGTCAACTACGCCTGGCCGACCGCCGAGATCGCCGTCATGGGGCCACAGGGCGCGGTGAACCTGCTGTACGACGACGAACTGGAGGCGGCCGACGACACCGAGGCGCTCCGCCAGGAGCTCATCGACGAGTACCGCGAGGAGTTCGCCAACCCCTACACCGCCGCCGATCGGGGCTTCCTCGACGACGTGATCGAACCGACCGAGACGCGGCCGCGGCTCATCCAGGACCTGGAGATGCTGCGCTCGAAGCGCGAGGACGGGCCCGACAAGAAACATGGAAACATCCCGCTCTGA
- a CDS encoding DUF7571 family protein: MKPCQNCRTVIDEYLLDKQLEPLRELTADDFGVCADCATVVADACVKCGGAVYVPRNGSVTPDYCPACRSDLLDRTGHDPGWTRGQAST; encoded by the coding sequence ATGAAACCGTGCCAGAACTGTCGGACGGTCATCGACGAGTATCTCCTCGACAAACAGCTGGAACCCCTGCGCGAACTCACGGCCGACGACTTCGGCGTCTGTGCGGACTGCGCGACCGTCGTCGCGGATGCGTGCGTGAAATGTGGCGGCGCGGTGTACGTTCCCCGAAACGGCTCCGTCACCCCGGACTACTGTCCGGCGTGTCGGTCCGACCTCCTGGACCGCACCGGCCACGACCCCGGCTGGACGCGGGGCCAGGCGTCCACCTGA
- a CDS encoding cold-shock protein, producing MAHGKVDFFNDTGGYGFISTDDGDLDDDEDVFFHMEDVGGEDLTEGTEVEFDIESSEKGPRAANVVRQ from the coding sequence ATGGCACACGGCAAAGTTGATTTCTTCAACGACACTGGCGGCTACGGTTTCATTTCGACTGACGACGGCGACCTCGACGATGACGAGGACGTGTTCTTCCACATGGAGGACGTCGGCGGCGAGGACCTGACGGAAGGGACCGAGGTCGAGTTCGACATCGAGTCCTCGGAGAAGGGCCCGCGCGCGGCGAACGTCGTCCGGCAGTAA
- a CDS encoding cytochrome P450, with protein sequence MGTSRHTGGSDAADEGDAESDGDAGGGFPPGPSGLPLLGNTHQFSRDPHGFYETLAGYGDVVGYSVAGQDMVTVLHPDHVERVLVTDADSYGKWQLQNFGTSFAPNGLLFAEGEQWRTQRTLAQPAFQLDRVRAYGDRMTAFAHEMAAEWGDGDRVVANERFSDLTLRILADSLFDVDVDADGRGEAITRAADELNRRADSSSATAFVPEWVPTPANRRFKRAQADFADAVDELIAARRADPEGHDDLLAMLMAAGEDGEGMSDEELRDTTLTFLFAGHETTSLALTYTAYLLAEHPDVRERLEAELDDALGGGPPDVLDLPALDYLDSVCRESLRLYPPAYVIFRETREPVELGGYRIPADTKMTLPQFKIHRDGRWYDDPDAFRPDRWTDEFEADLPDYAYFPFGGGPRHCIGMRFARMELKLVLATLLQRVRFDYVGDEPPQPTMAASYQPEGDVTFRVERREG encoded by the coding sequence ATGGGCACGTCACGCCACACCGGCGGGTCGGACGCGGCGGACGAGGGCGACGCGGAAAGCGACGGCGACGCCGGCGGCGGGTTCCCGCCCGGCCCGTCCGGGCTGCCGCTGCTCGGGAACACCCACCAGTTCAGCCGGGACCCCCACGGCTTCTACGAGACGCTGGCCGGGTACGGCGACGTGGTCGGCTACAGCGTCGCCGGCCAGGACATGGTGACGGTGCTCCACCCCGACCACGTCGAGCGGGTCCTCGTCACCGACGCCGACAGCTACGGGAAGTGGCAGCTACAGAACTTCGGAACGTCGTTCGCCCCGAACGGCCTGCTGTTCGCCGAGGGCGAGCAGTGGCGCACGCAGCGCACGCTCGCCCAGCCGGCGTTCCAGCTCGACCGGGTCCGGGCGTACGGCGACCGGATGACGGCGTTCGCCCACGAGATGGCCGCCGAGTGGGGCGACGGCGACCGCGTCGTCGCGAACGAGCGGTTCTCCGACCTGACGCTGCGGATCCTCGCCGACTCGCTGTTCGACGTGGACGTCGACGCCGACGGCCGGGGCGAGGCGATCACCCGCGCGGCCGACGAACTGAACCGCCGCGCGGACTCGTCGAGCGCCACGGCGTTCGTCCCGGAGTGGGTGCCGACGCCCGCGAACCGCCGGTTCAAGCGCGCCCAGGCCGACTTCGCCGACGCCGTCGACGAGCTGATCGCCGCCCGCCGCGCCGATCCGGAGGGCCACGACGACCTGCTGGCGATGCTGATGGCCGCCGGCGAGGACGGCGAGGGCATGAGCGACGAGGAACTGCGCGACACGACGCTCACCTTCCTCTTCGCCGGCCACGAGACCACCTCGCTCGCGCTCACCTACACCGCCTACCTGCTCGCCGAGCACCCCGACGTCCGTGAGCGGCTGGAAGCCGAACTGGACGACGCGCTCGGCGGCGGTCCCCCTGACGTGCTCGACCTCCCCGCGCTCGACTACCTCGATTCGGTCTGCCGGGAGTCGCTCCGGCTCTACCCGCCGGCGTACGTGATCTTCCGGGAGACCCGCGAGCCGGTCGAACTCGGCGGCTACCGGATCCCCGCCGACACGAAGATGACCCTCCCGCAGTTCAAGATCCACCGCGACGGGCGGTGGTACGATGACCCCGACGCGTTCCGCCCCGACCGCTGGACCGACGAGTTCGAGGCCGACCTCCCCGACTACGCCTACTTCCCCTTCGGCGGCGGCCCGCGCCACTGCATCGGGATGCGCTTCGCCCGGATGGAGCTGAAGCTGGTGCTCGCGACGCTGCTCCAGCGCGTGCGCTTCGACTACGTCGGCGACGAACCGCCCCAGCCGACGATGGCCGCGTCGTACCAGCCGGAGGGCGACGTGACGTTCCGCGTCGAGCGGCGGGAAGGGTAG
- a CDS encoding helix-turn-helix domain-containing protein — MNYVDVRLRQPDGMLHPMQAFIREGEAVEREELRAWNVLPERDVEYALFYVEGDRERYEAAMDGVDSVRWYDCTAVDPDSFHVYVCQETREADRDWRSAFAALDLVVVPPIVYDDEAAMRMVVVGASEDVRAMLDGLPPGIDVRVNGIGEFDRREPTLAGALTDRQSEAVRVAADLGYYEVPRSASLADVAAELGCAESTASNHLRKAEAAVMTRVAGR, encoded by the coding sequence GTGAACTACGTCGACGTCCGGCTGCGCCAGCCCGACGGGATGTTGCACCCGATGCAGGCGTTCATCCGCGAGGGCGAGGCGGTCGAGCGCGAGGAACTCCGCGCCTGGAACGTCCTCCCCGAGCGGGACGTCGAGTACGCGCTGTTCTACGTCGAGGGCGACCGCGAGCGCTACGAGGCGGCCATGGACGGCGTCGACTCCGTGCGCTGGTACGACTGCACGGCGGTCGACCCGGATTCGTTCCACGTCTACGTCTGCCAGGAGACCCGCGAGGCCGACCGGGACTGGCGCTCGGCGTTCGCCGCCCTCGACCTCGTTGTCGTCCCGCCCATCGTGTACGACGACGAGGCGGCGATGCGGATGGTCGTCGTCGGCGCGAGCGAGGACGTCCGGGCGATGCTCGACGGGCTACCGCCCGGGATCGACGTGCGGGTCAACGGCATCGGCGAGTTCGACCGGCGGGAGCCGACGCTCGCGGGCGCGCTGACCGACCGCCAGTCCGAGGCGGTCCGGGTCGCCGCGGATCTTGGCTACTACGAGGTGCCGCGGTCGGCGTCGCTGGCCGACGTGGCGGCCGAACTCGGCTGTGCGGAGAGCACCGCCTCGAACCACCTCCGGAAGGCGGAGGCGGCGGTGATGACGCGGGTCGCGGGGCGGTGA
- a CDS encoding winged helix-turn-helix domain-containing protein has product MSERTPDWEFKERDVIILKELARDPQLSARELTDVLKTEHDIDVSHVTVSKSIRNMREEGVFQEAILPHESYFTFALLEFKFNPEYFAEHWRETMEYIRDSQYTIFYFLADGEYQWKTVMMFPDQETESRWIHEFYKNHGKVINNIRSSTMSNVLKFGTSPGLFDHMGTPDDD; this is encoded by the coding sequence ATGAGCGAAAGGACCCCGGACTGGGAGTTCAAAGAGCGGGACGTGATTATCCTCAAGGAGTTGGCTCGCGACCCACAGCTGTCGGCGCGGGAACTCACCGACGTATTGAAAACGGAACACGACATCGACGTGAGCCACGTCACGGTGAGCAAATCGATCCGCAATATGCGGGAGGAGGGCGTCTTTCAGGAGGCGATCCTCCCCCACGAGTCGTATTTCACGTTCGCGCTACTGGAGTTCAAGTTCAACCCCGAGTACTTCGCGGAACACTGGCGCGAAACGATGGAGTACATCCGCGACAGCCAGTACACGATATTCTACTTCCTGGCCGACGGCGAGTACCAGTGGAAGACCGTGATGATGTTCCCGGACCAGGAGACGGAGTCCCGGTGGATACACGAGTTCTACAAGAACCACGGGAAAGTCATCAACAACATCCGCAGTTCGACGATGTCCAACGTGCTGAAATTCGGCACCTCCCCGGGCCTGTTCGACCACATGGGGACGCCCGACGATGACTAG
- a CDS encoding ABC transporter ATP-binding protein, translating to MTLLAVDGLEAGYETGQVLFGIDIEVDEGEVVSLLGRNGAGKTTAIRAVVGADEPHVSGGTIDFRDQNLLERESFQIADLGLAYVPEGRRVFPRLTVSENIHVAATAVDDPLPESEVFDFFPELDEVRDRNGSKLSGGQQQMVAIARALVANPDLMLLDEPCEGLAPMIVRQVEDAIQRINDERDVTVLMVEQNVAAAMAIADRHYIIEEGHLVDEVTTERLRDDEELRRKYLGV from the coding sequence ATGACCCTGCTGGCAGTCGACGGCCTCGAAGCCGGGTACGAAACGGGGCAGGTGTTGTTCGGCATCGATATCGAGGTCGACGAGGGCGAGGTTGTCTCCCTGCTGGGGCGGAACGGTGCCGGCAAAACGACCGCCATCCGAGCGGTCGTGGGCGCCGACGAGCCCCACGTGAGCGGCGGAACGATCGACTTTCGGGACCAAAACCTCCTCGAACGGGAGAGCTTCCAGATCGCGGATCTGGGGCTCGCCTACGTCCCCGAGGGCCGGCGGGTTTTCCCCCGTTTGACAGTCAGTGAGAACATCCACGTCGCGGCGACCGCTGTCGACGACCCCCTGCCGGAATCCGAGGTGTTCGATTTCTTCCCGGAACTCGACGAGGTCCGCGACCGGAACGGGAGCAAACTGAGCGGGGGGCAACAGCAGATGGTTGCGATCGCACGCGCACTCGTCGCGAACCCGGATCTGATGCTACTCGACGAGCCCTGCGAGGGACTCGCGCCGATGATCGTCAGGCAGGTCGAAGACGCCATCCAGCGCATCAACGACGAGCGCGACGTCACCGTCCTCATGGTCGAACAGAACGTCGCCGCGGCGATGGCCATCGCCGACCGACATTACATCATCGAGGAGGGGCATCTCGTGGACGAGGTGACGACCGAACGCCTCAGGGACGACGAGGAACTGCGTCGGAAGTACCTCGGCGTGTAG
- a CDS encoding ABC transporter ATP-binding protein, with translation MTDTETTATTTEIDPSQAVLGAEGLTRRFGGLIAVDHVDLAVRENELRSVIGPNGAGKTTLFNVLTNALAPSEGDVYYQGTNITDVPQYERPHLGLVRSFQSNQLFESKSTLENVRIVAQTNERGSFSFDLFRDGRSVAEEKAYDILDRVGLGSKADEQAVNLSHGNQRRLSIAMALATEPSVLLLDEPTSGMGPTETEETAAMIESIQSEFGLTLLLIEHDMSIVLSMSDRITVLDRGRILATGTPDEIQNSDEVQKAYLGGMREEL, from the coding sequence ATGACTGATACAGAAACTACTGCGACGACGACGGAGATCGACCCGTCACAGGCGGTCCTCGGAGCCGAAGGGCTCACACGCAGGTTCGGCGGGCTCATCGCCGTTGACCACGTCGACCTGGCCGTCCGGGAGAACGAGCTACGCTCGGTTATCGGCCCGAACGGCGCCGGCAAAACGACGCTGTTCAACGTTCTCACCAACGCCCTCGCCCCGTCGGAGGGGGACGTGTACTACCAGGGCACCAACATCACCGACGTGCCGCAGTACGAACGGCCGCACCTGGGGCTGGTCCGGTCGTTTCAGTCGAACCAGCTGTTCGAATCCAAATCGACGCTCGAGAACGTCCGGATAGTCGCACAGACGAACGAACGGGGGTCGTTCTCCTTCGACCTGTTCCGCGACGGTCGAAGCGTCGCCGAGGAGAAGGCCTACGACATCCTCGACCGTGTGGGTCTCGGATCGAAGGCGGACGAGCAGGCGGTGAACCTCTCGCACGGGAATCAGCGACGGCTCAGCATCGCGATGGCGCTGGCCACGGAGCCGTCGGTGTTACTGCTGGACGAGCCCACGAGCGGAATGGGTCCCACGGAGACGGAGGAGACCGCGGCGATGATCGAATCGATCCAATCCGAGTTCGGACTCACGTTACTGCTGATCGAACACGACATGAGCATCGTGCTCTCGATGAGCGACCGGATAACCGTCCTCGACCGCGGTCGGATACTGGCGACGGGGACGCCGGACGAGATCCAGAACAGCGACGAGGTCCAGAAGGCCTACCTCGGCGGCATGCGGGAGGAACTATGA
- a CDS encoding branched-chain amino acid ABC transporter permease, giving the protein MSYLSRFERMNGIVNAEWIRTLRAPVGIVLVALLTRPVLGNEFVLGSPHIATTILIWMLFAASFNLLFGYVGLLSFGHAMFLGTGVYVTAIGLSEFGLPFSLMTLLAVVVSSALAYVIGRIIVRYGEIYFAMLTLAFAMGVHFVVNANPYDLTGGSDGIRSGTTPEWISSFRGRRLIDVGWVDGLFASVGLEPSYYWFVALVFAATMLLLWQIVRSPFGRTLVAIRDNEELARAMGISVDRYKVWTLTMSAGFSAVAGALLMINNYGASLRNFGPQTSAEVLLMTIFGGVHFFFGPVVGAFSWFGIREYLQTFEVLSLPLVGAFEAGTVLSYWRFFFGFAFVLVIVLAPSRGLWGLVRGYAADAIAAVRRRFADE; this is encoded by the coding sequence ATGAGCTACTTGTCCCGCTTCGAACGGATGAACGGCATCGTGAACGCCGAATGGATCCGGACGCTCCGCGCTCCGGTCGGTATCGTACTGGTCGCCCTGTTGACCAGGCCGGTTCTGGGCAACGAGTTCGTACTCGGCAGCCCGCACATCGCGACCACGATCCTCATCTGGATGCTGTTCGCCGCGTCCTTCAACCTCCTGTTCGGCTACGTGGGCCTGCTCTCGTTCGGCCACGCGATGTTTCTCGGGACCGGCGTGTACGTGACCGCCATCGGCCTCTCCGAGTTCGGGCTCCCGTTCTCGCTCATGACGCTGCTGGCCGTGGTCGTATCGAGCGCGCTCGCGTACGTGATCGGTCGGATAATCGTCCGGTACGGCGAGATATACTTCGCGATGCTGACGCTGGCGTTCGCGATGGGCGTTCACTTCGTCGTGAACGCCAACCCCTATGACTTGACCGGCGGGTCCGACGGGATCCGGTCGGGGACGACGCCGGAGTGGATCTCCAGTTTCCGCGGCCGGCGGTTGATCGACGTGGGGTGGGTCGACGGCCTGTTTGCCTCCGTCGGCCTCGAACCGAGCTACTACTGGTTCGTCGCGCTCGTGTTCGCAGCGACGATGTTGCTGTTGTGGCAGATCGTCCGATCGCCGTTCGGACGGACGCTCGTCGCCATCCGGGACAACGAGGAACTGGCGAGGGCGATGGGGATCTCGGTCGACCGCTACAAGGTCTGGACGTTAACCATGTCCGCCGGGTTCTCGGCGGTTGCCGGCGCGCTGCTGATGATCAACAACTACGGCGCGTCCCTGCGGAACTTCGGCCCGCAAACCAGCGCCGAAGTCCTCCTGATGACGATCTTCGGCGGCGTCCATTTCTTCTTCGGGCCGGTGGTGGGTGCCTTCAGCTGGTTCGGGATTCGGGAGTACTTGCAGACGTTCGAGGTCCTCTCGCTCCCGCTGGTCGGAGCGTTCGAAGCGGGGACCGTCCTCAGCTACTGGCGGTTCTTCTTCGGATTCGCCTTCGTGCTCGTCATCGTGCTGGCACCCAGCCGTGGGCTCTGGGGGTTGGTCCGCGGCTACGCGGCCGACGCGATCGCCGCCGTTCGCAGGAGGTTCGCCGATGAATAG
- a CDS encoding branched-chain amino acid ABC transporter permease, with translation MRAITEAPMAVIRELNLGSWSMPAKALAVIVVVLLSATLAVSPDLFIQNLIGGVAYGMVLAIIALGLALILGLLGVVNFAHGGLFMLGAYGAYEVVALQGFSFWMALLVVPVAVGALGVTMEVTILRRLYGGTPIIGLLATFGVFVMIEEATRAKWGGTPLTFEIPASLQGSVPIGVGQIATIRLATVFVATLVIVGTYLLMYRTDFGLTIRAGLQDREMAEFIGIDIPTRFTVVFFLGSAIAGLAGVLRGAETGMDLSMGFEFVLLAFVIVIVGGVGSIFGSVVSGLLIGISVFVAPVAVRSLATVTGVDALDVAGIGGVVPYIVMLVVLLIRPRGLFGEEGLLE, from the coding sequence ATGCGAGCTATAACGGAGGCACCCATGGCCGTGATCAGGGAACTGAACCTCGGGTCATGGTCGATGCCAGCAAAGGCGTTAGCGGTCATCGTCGTCGTGCTCCTGTCGGCCACGCTCGCGGTCTCCCCCGACCTGTTCATACAGAACCTGATCGGAGGTGTCGCGTACGGGATGGTCCTGGCTATCATCGCGCTCGGACTGGCGCTCATTCTCGGCCTCCTCGGGGTAGTCAACTTCGCCCACGGCGGGCTGTTCATGCTAGGTGCCTACGGCGCGTACGAGGTCGTCGCGCTTCAGGGGTTCTCCTTCTGGATGGCTCTCCTCGTCGTTCCGGTCGCCGTCGGGGCGCTCGGCGTCACGATGGAAGTCACTATTCTTCGGCGTCTCTACGGCGGGACCCCGATAATCGGGCTGCTTGCGACGTTCGGCGTCTTCGTGATGATCGAGGAAGCGACGCGAGCCAAATGGGGCGGGACGCCGCTCACCTTCGAGATCCCAGCCAGCCTCCAGGGATCCGTCCCGATCGGGGTCGGACAGATCGCGACGATCCGCCTGGCGACCGTTTTCGTCGCCACGCTTGTGATCGTCGGGACCTATCTCCTCATGTACCGGACGGACTTCGGCCTCACCATCCGGGCCGGCCTCCAGGACCGGGAGATGGCCGAATTCATCGGGATCGACATCCCGACGAGGTTCACCGTCGTCTTCTTTCTCGGCTCCGCGATCGCCGGGCTGGCTGGCGTCCTCCGGGGGGCTGAGACTGGAATGGACCTCTCTATGGGCTTCGAGTTCGTCCTGCTCGCGTTCGTCATCGTCATCGTCGGCGGCGTGGGCAGTATCTTCGGCAGCGTCGTGAGCGGGCTGCTGATCGGTATCAGCGTGTTCGTCGCGCCGGTCGCCGTCCGCTCGCTGGCCACCGTCACCGGGGTCGACGCGCTCGACGTCGCCGGGATCGGTGGCGTCGTCCCGTACATCGTGATGCTCGTCGTGCTGTTGATCAGACCGCGCGGGCTCTTCGGGGAGGAGGGGTTACTGGAATGA
- a CDS encoding ABC transporter substrate-binding protein produces MKDHNRRSFLKRAGAASAVSIGGLAGCTGGGDDGDGVGDEIVIACPTALSGAFAPYGEAERDGGRLAAQHLEEEFDVSIEVVTGDSAANPDEAVSQIEGMVVDDGAHMAFGGVSSAVGMAMGSWATENQVPICVHGGSDDITGSQCAEYMFSTYMSNTMQLGPVAPAMADLEDDWYILYSDYTWGQTAFDAYSQALESEGANVVGSQAVPFPTQEYNPYLNSAEESDAGGIALLVAGLDQRASTSQILSREMQDDYSFMMHQTEDVSLWGIDPRATALLDINSQGWSAGLDVSEDWLEEIAELSDHDPFVRHYMGYVSVDQMVRASMRAESLEGEAIKDELSGHEVDNDAIYDLQPTEETIYWREGDHQLVQPTHMTSGRAVSEHQNDPYNVWFDVERTMEGEEASPEPSGACEL; encoded by the coding sequence ATGAAAGATCATAATAGGAGGTCGTTCCTGAAGCGGGCGGGAGCGGCGTCAGCGGTTTCGATCGGAGGACTCGCCGGCTGTACCGGCGGCGGTGACGACGGGGACGGCGTCGGTGACGAGATCGTTATCGCGTGTCCCACGGCCCTCAGCGGGGCTTTCGCACCGTACGGGGAGGCGGAGCGTGACGGCGGCCGGCTGGCGGCACAACACCTCGAAGAGGAGTTCGACGTCTCGATAGAGGTCGTCACCGGCGACAGCGCCGCGAATCCGGACGAGGCGGTCAGTCAGATCGAAGGAATGGTCGTCGACGACGGCGCGCACATGGCGTTCGGCGGCGTCAGTTCCGCCGTCGGGATGGCCATGGGCAGTTGGGCCACCGAGAATCAGGTTCCGATCTGCGTTCACGGCGGCTCGGACGACATCACCGGGTCCCAGTGTGCGGAGTACATGTTCAGCACGTACATGTCGAACACGATGCAGCTCGGGCCCGTCGCCCCCGCGATGGCGGACCTCGAGGACGATTGGTACATCCTCTACTCGGATTACACCTGGGGGCAAACGGCGTTCGACGCGTACTCGCAGGCGCTCGAATCCGAGGGCGCGAACGTCGTCGGGAGCCAAGCCGTCCCGTTCCCCACACAGGAGTACAACCCGTATCTCAACAGCGCCGAAGAGTCCGATGCGGGCGGTATCGCGCTGCTGGTCGCCGGTCTGGACCAGCGGGCGTCGACCAGCCAGATCCTCAGCCGCGAGATGCAGGACGATTACTCGTTCATGATGCATCAGACGGAGGACGTCAGCCTCTGGGGTATCGACCCCCGGGCGACTGCCCTGCTCGACATTAACAGTCAGGGATGGAGCGCCGGCCTGGACGTCTCGGAGGACTGGCTGGAAGAGATCGCCGAGCTATCGGACCATGACCCGTTCGTTCGGCACTACATGGGCTACGTCTCGGTCGACCAGATGGTCCGTGCGTCGATGCGGGCCGAGTCGCTCGAGGGGGAGGCGATCAAGGACGAACTCAGCGGTCACGAGGTCGACAACGACGCGATTTACGACCTCCAGCCCACCGAGGAGACGATCTACTGGCGAGAGGGCGACCATCAGCTCGTCCAGCCCACCCACATGACGTCCGGGCGCGCCGTCAGCGAGCATCAGAACGACCCGTACAACGTCTGGTTCGACGTCGAACGAACGATGGAGGGCGAAGAGGCGTCTCCCGAACCCAGTGGCGCATGCGAGCTATAA